Proteins co-encoded in one Saprospira grandis genomic window:
- a CDS encoding quinone oxidoreductase family protein: MMSKMYAMVLDQKKSPAVYRQIEKPSPQADQVLIKVEAAALNHRDLYITQGLYPGVREGIILGSDASGEVVELGPQADKKWLGQKVIVNPNQNWGEEQAVQAKNYSILGMPQHGSFAEYLLVPQDRLFLRPAHLSAEEAAALPLAGLTAYRALFSRGRLQAGERLFISGIGGGVALTALQLAQPLGIDIWVSSGQAEKIEKAKEMGALNGISYKQEQWHKALLAQDPAGFDLIIDSAGGPDFSYFVDLARPAARIVFYGGTRGKFQINPQKMFWKQLDIMGSTMGSDEDFAQMIAWVEEHKIKPLVEQVWPLAQAQKAFDCMDKGQQFGKLVLKMTD; the protein is encoded by the coding sequence ATGATGAGCAAGATGTATGCAATGGTCTTGGACCAAAAAAAATCTCCCGCTGTTTATCGCCAAATTGAAAAGCCTAGCCCCCAAGCCGATCAGGTATTGATTAAGGTGGAGGCGGCTGCGCTCAATCACCGCGATTTATATATTACCCAAGGCCTCTATCCTGGCGTTCGAGAAGGGATCATCTTGGGCTCGGATGCTAGTGGCGAGGTGGTGGAATTGGGTCCGCAGGCCGATAAAAAATGGCTGGGCCAGAAGGTTATTGTCAATCCCAACCAAAATTGGGGCGAAGAGCAAGCCGTACAAGCCAAAAACTATAGCATCTTGGGCATGCCGCAGCATGGCAGCTTTGCCGAATATCTGTTGGTCCCCCAAGATCGCCTGTTTTTGCGGCCCGCTCATCTTTCTGCCGAGGAGGCGGCGGCCCTGCCTTTGGCTGGACTAACGGCCTATCGGGCGCTCTTTAGCCGAGGCCGTCTGCAGGCGGGCGAACGCCTATTTATTTCGGGTATTGGTGGGGGCGTGGCCCTAACGGCCCTGCAATTGGCCCAGCCCTTGGGCATTGATATTTGGGTGAGCTCTGGACAGGCCGAGAAGATCGAAAAGGCCAAGGAAATGGGCGCCCTAAACGGCATTTCTTATAAGCAAGAGCAATGGCATAAGGCCCTATTGGCCCAAGATCCCGCTGGTTTTGATTTGATTATTGATAGTGCTGGCGGTCCCGACTTTAGCTATTTTGTCGATTTGGCCCGCCCTGCTGCACGGATCGTTTTTTATGGGGGAACCCGAGGCAAATTCCAAATCAATCCCCAAAAGATGTTCTGGAAACAGCTCGATATTATGGGCAGCACTATGGGCAGCGATGAGGATTTTGCCCAGATGATTGCTTGGGTAGAAGAGCACAAAATCAAACCTTTGGTCGAGCAGGTTTGGCCTTTGGCCCAAGCGCAAAAAGCCTTTGATTGTATGGACAAAGGCCAGCAGTTTGGCAAATTGGTCTTAAAAATGACGGATTAA
- a CDS encoding S26 family signal peptidase, which yields MDILYYLSVFILGYLLPFAGISKLFEKAGETGWKAYVPILNYLSWAKIVGRPSWHIIWLFIPIVNIFTLAAMAIELNRSFGKYGFWDNVLAIAAPFAWFPYLGFVKKDELSYKGPAHQQRKEYKAAYKMAVKNKDQAAIRKLEKERPFPKKTFIREWADSILFAVFAAHFIRLFLIEAYTIPTPSMEGSLLVGDFLFVSKLHYGSRLPMTPLSFPLLHNVMPITGGECYSKWPSWDYNRAPALQKVNRYDPVVFNYPEGDTIIKGVDYSSDYHNILKGTPRAQREATRQQVLKRFKNRIVTRPVDKRDHYIKRCVGLPGDSIEVRANRLFVNGQEPDIIPGVQYRYELVPQDNKSINMSYVDDNYALSIPSGPGKASNFRNISPLVVEQMLQDPQLAPILKEIRPVVGAPGYNQGIFPYNGELFPWNNHNYGPIWIPKKGETVNLSMDNIDLYKRVITAYEGHDLLIRDGQIIIDGQTTNSYTFEMDYYWMMGDNRDDSADSRSWGFVPATHIVGKPLFVWMSIGPKGIRFDRILKNAAQ from the coding sequence ATGGATATCCTCTATTACCTATCGGTATTTATCTTGGGCTACCTACTGCCCTTTGCCGGTATTTCTAAACTTTTTGAAAAGGCTGGAGAAACTGGCTGGAAAGCTTATGTTCCCATTCTAAATTACCTGAGTTGGGCCAAAATTGTGGGCCGCCCTAGCTGGCATATTATCTGGCTTTTTATCCCTATTGTCAATATTTTTACCCTGGCCGCTATGGCTATCGAGCTCAATCGTAGCTTTGGTAAATATGGCTTTTGGGACAATGTTTTGGCTATTGCAGCACCCTTTGCTTGGTTTCCCTACCTGGGCTTTGTCAAAAAAGATGAATTGAGCTATAAAGGCCCCGCCCACCAACAACGAAAGGAGTATAAGGCCGCCTATAAAATGGCCGTTAAAAATAAGGACCAAGCCGCTATCCGAAAGCTAGAAAAAGAACGCCCTTTTCCCAAAAAGACCTTTATCCGAGAATGGGCCGACTCTATCCTTTTTGCGGTTTTTGCCGCTCACTTTATTCGCCTTTTCCTGATCGAGGCCTACACTATTCCCACGCCATCGATGGAGGGCTCGCTTTTGGTCGGAGACTTCCTTTTTGTGAGTAAGCTGCATTATGGCTCTAGATTGCCCATGACGCCACTTTCTTTCCCCCTTTTGCATAATGTGATGCCCATAACGGGGGGCGAATGCTATTCGAAATGGCCCAGTTGGGACTATAATCGCGCTCCCGCCCTACAAAAGGTCAATCGCTACGACCCCGTGGTGTTCAATTACCCAGAAGGCGATACGATTATCAAAGGGGTAGATTATTCTAGCGATTATCATAATATTCTCAAAGGGACGCCCAGAGCCCAAAGAGAGGCGACCCGCCAGCAGGTCCTCAAACGCTTTAAAAACCGTATTGTTACCCGGCCTGTAGATAAGCGCGACCACTATATTAAGCGCTGTGTGGGACTGCCCGGCGATAGCATTGAGGTCCGTGCCAACCGACTATTTGTCAATGGCCAAGAGCCCGATATTATCCCCGGCGTGCAGTATCGCTATGAGTTGGTGCCCCAAGATAATAAGAGCATCAATATGAGTTATGTAGATGATAATTATGCGCTTTCGATTCCGTCTGGCCCCGGAAAAGCCAGCAATTTCAGAAATATTTCGCCTTTGGTGGTCGAGCAGATGTTGCAAGATCCTCAGTTGGCCCCAATTCTCAAGGAGATTCGCCCTGTGGTGGGTGCCCCAGGCTACAATCAAGGGATTTTCCCCTACAATGGCGAGCTTTTCCCCTGGAATAACCATAATTATGGCCCCATCTGGATCCCCAAAAAGGGCGAGACCGTGAATCTGAGCATGGATAATATCGATCTCTACAAAAGAGTGATTACGGCCTATGAAGGCCACGATCTACTGATCCGCGATGGCCAAATTATTATTGATGGCCAAACCACCAATAGCTATACCTTTGAAATGGATTACTACTGGATGATGGGAGACAATCGCGACGATTCTGCCGATTCTCGCTCTTGGGGCTTTGTGCCCGCTACCCATATTGTGGGCAAGCCGCTCTTTGTCTGGATGTCTATTGGCCCCAAAGGGATCCGTTTTGACCGCATTTTGAAAAATGCCGCCCAATAA
- a CDS encoding cysteine-rich CWC family protein, which translates to MKTECPSCHKNFECQPENISNCQCVDLVIGPALRAHLAKSKKSCYCAACLRELNTICEQAAREPLPQKAHEFVEGKHFYKENGLWIFSKYYLIQRGYCCGNGCKHCPY; encoded by the coding sequence ATGAAAACAGAATGTCCAAGCTGTCACAAAAACTTTGAGTGCCAGCCAGAAAACATCAGCAATTGCCAGTGTGTGGACCTAGTTATTGGGCCTGCTTTGAGGGCTCATTTGGCCAAGAGCAAAAAAAGCTGTTACTGTGCTGCCTGCTTGCGAGAACTGAATACAATTTGCGAGCAGGCCGCTAGAGAGCCCCTGCCTCAGAAGGCCCATGAATTTGTAGAAGGCAAGCACTTTTATAAGGAAAATGGCCTTTGGATATTTAGTAAATACTACCTCATTCAGCGGGGATATTGTTGTGGCAACGGCTGCAAACACTGCCCCTACTAA
- a CDS encoding adenylosuccinate synthase, with protein sequence MVDVLLGLQWGDEGKGKVVDYLARQYDIVARFQGGPNAGHTLVLDGQKFVLHTIPSGIFRPQVLNLIGNGVVIDPTTLIKEMESIAAAVPTFGERLFIAKKAQLILPSHRLLDAVMEAAKGEGKIGSTLRGIGPTYTDKIARRGLRMGDILLPNFKARYEELKAEHLKMAQIYPAVDFDLAGQEADFFAAVETLKGHQLVDGEYFINKQLAQGKKVLAEGAQGSMLDIDFGTYPFVTSSNTISAGVCNGLGVAPQKIGEVIGITKAYCTRVGSGPFPSELFGEEGENLRQAGGEFGATTGRPRRCGWLDLPQLKYTIMLSGVTQLVITKVDVLNEMEELKVATAYNYGGQKSQELPHDLVLEDISLDYRSYAGWKSSLKGIQKFEDFPQKLQDYIHSLETELGVPMKMISTGPEREALIIRD encoded by the coding sequence ATGGTTGATGTTCTGTTGGGACTCCAATGGGGAGATGAGGGAAAAGGTAAGGTCGTGGATTATTTAGCTCGGCAATACGATATTGTCGCTCGCTTTCAAGGAGGCCCCAATGCTGGGCACACTTTGGTCCTAGACGGCCAAAAATTTGTACTGCACACCATCCCTTCTGGGATTTTTAGACCTCAGGTGCTCAACCTGATTGGTAATGGCGTAGTGATTGACCCCACTACCCTGATTAAAGAAATGGAAAGTATTGCTGCCGCTGTCCCAACTTTTGGGGAGCGGCTTTTTATTGCCAAAAAAGCTCAGCTGATCCTGCCCTCGCATCGCTTGCTCGATGCCGTAATGGAAGCCGCCAAGGGCGAGGGTAAAATTGGCTCTACCCTCAGAGGAATTGGCCCCACTTATACCGATAAAATAGCTCGCCGTGGGCTGCGCATGGGCGATATTCTGCTCCCTAACTTTAAGGCCCGCTATGAAGAACTCAAAGCAGAGCATTTGAAAATGGCCCAAATTTACCCTGCTGTAGATTTTGATTTGGCGGGACAAGAAGCCGACTTTTTTGCCGCTGTAGAAACCCTCAAGGGCCATCAATTGGTAGATGGCGAGTACTTTATCAATAAGCAGTTGGCCCAAGGCAAAAAGGTTTTGGCCGAGGGGGCCCAAGGCTCTATGCTCGATATTGATTTTGGCACTTATCCCTTTGTCACTTCTTCCAATACCATTAGCGCCGGGGTTTGCAACGGCCTAGGCGTGGCCCCACAAAAGATTGGGGAGGTGATTGGCATTACCAAAGCCTATTGCACCCGCGTAGGTAGCGGCCCCTTCCCTTCTGAGCTCTTTGGCGAAGAAGGCGAAAATCTTCGCCAAGCGGGTGGAGAGTTTGGCGCGACTACGGGCCGTCCCCGCCGTTGCGGTTGGCTCGATTTGCCGCAGCTCAAATATACCATTATGTTGAGTGGCGTGACCCAATTGGTCATTACTAAGGTAGATGTCCTGAACGAAATGGAAGAACTCAAAGTGGCTACGGCCTATAATTATGGGGGCCAAAAAAGCCAAGAATTGCCGCATGATTTGGTCCTTGAAGACATTAGTTTGGACTATCGCAGCTATGCGGGTTGGAAAAGCAGCCTCAAGGGCATTCAAAAGTTTGAGGACTTTCCGCAAAAGCTACAGGATTACATTCATAGCCTAGAAACAGAGCTAGGCGTACCGATGAAAATGATCTCTACTGGTCCAGAGCGAGAAGCGTTGATTATTAGAGATTAG
- the rlmD gene encoding 23S rRNA (uracil(1939)-C(5))-methyltransferase RlmD: protein MKKGTTLELDIVDMAFGDKGIAKLPTENGEFIVFVNNSIPGQKVAARITKKKKRFAEAKLIKVLQPAAEEIELPYQRIPGAPFAAWPIEKQRTAKEQSTLEMFKRLGEWENVEEVFEGYIASPKSWHYRNKMEYSFSSLRSELGTEEESWDFALGFKRRGQWWAVENLDADSGLFDEQLESQLFRIREFCEKTGLPAWDPAKSKGFFRFLVVRKSFAQDALLFNLVTTSKGLDQFDQTAFVDLLKDILGEDRLAGVLHSLNDEVGDAVKQLPENQKLLYGDPKVVEELLGLSFEISMQSFFQTNPACAELLYQRAIAYAEEAMAKLGQEGLWVMDLFCGTGTIAQLLSRSPKIQKIIGVDIVPEAIEDAAKNAARNNIEGIEFYAADVRKFLWEYPQFKQKIGVIVLDPPRGGIVPKALKRVIELEAPAIVYISCNPATQARDSLVLREAGYEAVKLSLVDQFPHTSHIESVILYLKK, encoded by the coding sequence TTGAAAAAAGGAACTACCTTAGAATTAGATATCGTAGATATGGCCTTTGGCGACAAAGGCATTGCTAAACTCCCTACCGAAAATGGGGAGTTTATTGTCTTTGTAAACAATAGTATTCCGGGCCAAAAAGTAGCGGCTCGCATCACCAAAAAGAAAAAGCGCTTTGCCGAGGCCAAACTCATTAAGGTTTTGCAGCCCGCAGCCGAAGAAATAGAATTGCCCTACCAACGGATTCCAGGCGCTCCTTTTGCCGCCTGGCCCATTGAAAAGCAAAGAACGGCCAAAGAGCAATCTACTCTAGAGATGTTCAAGCGCCTAGGTGAATGGGAAAATGTAGAAGAGGTTTTTGAGGGCTATATTGCCTCGCCCAAAAGTTGGCACTACCGCAACAAAATGGAATATTCTTTTTCTAGCCTTCGCTCTGAGCTAGGGACCGAAGAAGAAAGTTGGGATTTTGCCCTGGGCTTCAAAAGAAGGGGTCAATGGTGGGCCGTAGAAAACCTAGATGCAGATTCTGGCCTCTTTGATGAGCAGTTGGAGTCGCAGCTGTTCCGCATTCGAGAGTTTTGCGAAAAAACGGGCCTTCCCGCTTGGGATCCCGCCAAAAGCAAAGGCTTTTTCCGCTTTTTGGTGGTCCGCAAATCATTTGCTCAAGATGCGCTTTTGTTTAATTTGGTGACGACCTCTAAGGGCTTGGACCAATTTGACCAGACCGCTTTTGTGGACCTGCTCAAGGATATTTTAGGCGAAGACCGCCTAGCTGGCGTTTTGCATAGCCTCAATGATGAGGTAGGCGATGCCGTTAAGCAATTGCCCGAAAACCAAAAGCTACTTTATGGAGATCCCAAGGTGGTAGAAGAATTATTGGGCCTCTCTTTTGAGATTTCTATGCAGAGCTTTTTCCAGACGAATCCCGCCTGCGCAGAGCTGCTCTACCAAAGAGCCATTGCTTATGCCGAAGAAGCCATGGCCAAATTGGGCCAAGAAGGCCTTTGGGTGATGGACCTCTTTTGTGGAACGGGAACCATTGCCCAGCTTTTGAGCCGTAGCCCAAAAATTCAAAAAATTATTGGGGTAGATATTGTCCCTGAAGCCATTGAGGATGCGGCCAAAAATGCAGCCCGCAACAATATTGAAGGTATTGAGTTTTATGCGGCCGATGTGCGCAAATTCCTTTGGGAATATCCACAGTTTAAGCAAAAGATTGGGGTCATTGTTTTGGATCCACCTCGTGGAGGAATTGTGCCCAAGGCCCTGAAAAGAGTGATTGAATTGGAGGCGCCTGCTATCGTTTACATTTCTTGTAATCCAGCTACACAAGCTCGTGATAGCTTGGTCCTAAGAGAAGCAGGTTATGAGGCGGTTAAACTCAGTTTGGTGGACCAGTTTCCGCACACCAGCCATATCGAATCAGTCATTTTATACTTGAAAAAATAG
- a CDS encoding RsmB/NOP family class I SAM-dependent RNA methyltransferase, translating into MRFYKNLIPPIWQTARAILQEGAHAHRSIQQLLRSNKKWGSRDRRFVAEQIYELIRWYRLYYEVALERPPETEADWWLMLKTAWLLQGHQPPEDWPEMQGLDSLEIWRRHRVAVENRAIRESIPDWLEERALEEVGEERWAKLLPALNSSADVVLRSNSLKAPRQKVLHRLRKEGLPVELLGDREALVLGQNRKFTHLKSYEEGWFEVQDYASQQLAHFLKPLAGRYLVDACAGAGGKSLHLAALMKNRGEILSMDLSEHKLKELRKRAKRAGVSIIKTEKIPASGRFSPAYYNLADYLVLDVPCSGLGVLRRNPQTKWIIKPEFLEEIQATQAHILREYSLLCKPGGQLLYATCSILPSENEWQVQRFLKSPDGQEFELLKEQHLGPDRGPEDGFYMALLQRKG; encoded by the coding sequence TTGCGATTTTATAAGAATCTGATTCCCCCAATTTGGCAAACTGCCCGCGCCATTTTGCAAGAGGGAGCCCATGCGCACCGCAGCATACAGCAGCTTTTGCGGAGCAATAAGAAATGGGGCAGCCGTGACCGCCGTTTTGTGGCCGAGCAAATTTATGAGCTCATCCGCTGGTATCGTTTGTATTATGAGGTAGCCTTGGAGCGGCCGCCAGAAACCGAAGCCGATTGGTGGCTGATGCTAAAAACTGCTTGGTTGTTGCAAGGGCATCAGCCGCCAGAAGATTGGCCAGAAATGCAGGGATTGGATAGTCTAGAAATCTGGCGTCGGCATCGTGTAGCAGTAGAAAATCGAGCAATTCGGGAGTCTATTCCGGATTGGTTGGAGGAGCGTGCCTTGGAGGAAGTGGGGGAGGAGCGCTGGGCCAAATTGCTGCCTGCCCTCAATAGCTCTGCCGATGTGGTTTTGCGAAGCAATAGCCTCAAGGCGCCTCGGCAAAAGGTATTGCATCGTTTGCGCAAAGAGGGCTTGCCTGTAGAGCTTTTAGGCGATCGAGAAGCTTTGGTATTGGGCCAAAATCGAAAATTTACCCATTTAAAATCTTATGAAGAGGGTTGGTTTGAGGTGCAGGATTATGCTTCTCAGCAACTGGCTCATTTTCTTAAGCCGCTGGCGGGCCGTTATTTGGTAGATGCTTGCGCTGGGGCGGGGGGAAAGAGTTTGCACCTAGCCGCCTTGATGAAAAATCGGGGAGAAATATTGTCTATGGACCTCTCTGAGCATAAGCTCAAAGAGCTGCGAAAGCGGGCCAAAAGAGCGGGAGTAAGCATCATTAAAACAGAGAAAATTCCTGCCTCGGGGCGTTTTTCGCCAGCCTATTACAACCTTGCCGATTATTTGGTTTTGGATGTACCTTGTTCTGGCTTGGGCGTATTGCGTCGAAATCCACAAACAAAATGGATCATCAAGCCGGAGTTTTTGGAAGAAATACAGGCTACTCAGGCGCATATTTTAAGAGAATATTCGCTTTTGTGTAAGCCTGGAGGGCAGTTGCTCTATGCCACCTGCAGCATTTTGCCTTCAGAAAATGAGTGGCAGGTCCAGCGCTTTTTGAAAAGCCCCGATGGTCAAGAGTTCGAATTGCTCAAAGAGCAGCATTTAGGGCCAGATCGTGGGCCAGAAGATGGCTTTTACATGGCGCTATTGCAGCGCAAAGGCTGA
- a CDS encoding Fur family transcriptional regulator, with protein MSENKTQNTIDEVSKIFSTYLVKNGLRKTPERFAILEEIYKRNDHFDAEALYIHMKTQNYRVSRATVYNTLELLVACDLVRKHQFGKNLAQYEKAYGFKQHDHAVCIETGEVFEFCDPRIQQIKELVAEMLDFEITHHSLTFYGYSKEGREKKK; from the coding sequence ATGTCAGAAAACAAAACGCAAAACACCATAGACGAAGTAAGTAAAATCTTCTCTACCTATTTAGTAAAGAATGGCCTACGCAAAACCCCCGAACGCTTTGCCATTTTGGAAGAAATCTATAAGCGCAACGATCATTTTGATGCAGAAGCGTTATATATCCATATGAAAACCCAGAACTATCGGGTGAGCCGAGCTACCGTCTACAACACACTAGAGCTTTTGGTCGCCTGTGATTTGGTGCGCAAGCATCAATTTGGAAAAAACCTAGCTCAGTATGAAAAGGCCTATGGCTTTAAGCAGCATGATCATGCCGTTTGTATTGAGACTGGAGAAGTCTTTGAATTTTGTGATCCCCGTATTCAGCAAATCAAGGAGTTGGTAGCCGAAATGCTCGACTTCGAAATTACTCACCACTCGCTAACCTTCTATGGTTATAGCAAAGAAGGCCGCGAAAAAAAGAAATAG
- a CDS encoding IS5 family transposase → MTNVEKTLQNYALTNRFYTAQGEFIFNVWFPPLASKNFIAKRPKRGRPKTISDEFIRYLFRLKVLFSFGYRQLEGILKCVVSEYNLDVNPISYSQICRRVKKLKLNIKPKKTDDELSIAIDSTGLKIKGQGEWRRIKHTEKYRSGWIKVHLAVNDKTGEILVVEITTEQKTDASQLLKMIKKLKPFNIKQVYADGAYDQTKCREAICDAGAVPLIPPRKNARLKKGKNGELVDSYRNDDILYIWELGAAAWKQDLGYHRRNLSETAMMRLKHFFSERLSSISFKMQKQEVLMRIQILNELNAVKLEVAANQ, encoded by the coding sequence ATGACAAATGTAGAAAAAACCTTACAGAATTACGCACTAACCAACAGATTTTATACCGCCCAAGGGGAGTTTATTTTTAATGTTTGGTTCCCGCCTTTGGCAAGCAAAAACTTCATCGCTAAGCGCCCAAAACGCGGCAGACCTAAAACAATTTCTGATGAATTTATTCGCTATTTATTCCGCTTAAAAGTGCTTTTTTCGTTTGGATACCGACAATTAGAAGGTATTCTAAAATGCGTTGTTTCCGAATATAATTTGGATGTCAATCCAATATCTTACAGCCAAATATGCCGTAGAGTCAAAAAACTAAAGCTGAATATTAAGCCTAAAAAAACGGATGACGAGCTGTCTATAGCAATAGATAGTACAGGACTAAAAATAAAAGGACAGGGAGAATGGCGGAGAATAAAACATACCGAAAAGTACCGTTCTGGCTGGATTAAAGTACATTTGGCCGTAAATGACAAAACAGGAGAAATCCTGGTTGTAGAGATTACCACAGAGCAAAAAACCGATGCTTCTCAACTCCTCAAAATGATAAAAAAATTGAAGCCATTTAATATTAAGCAAGTTTATGCAGATGGCGCCTATGACCAAACAAAATGTCGAGAAGCAATTTGTGATGCTGGGGCGGTTCCATTGATTCCCCCACGTAAAAATGCTCGCCTAAAAAAAGGAAAAAATGGAGAGCTAGTCGATAGTTATCGCAATGATGATATTTTATATATCTGGGAGTTAGGAGCGGCTGCTTGGAAACAAGATTTAGGCTATCATCGTCGAAATTTAAGCGAAACGGCAATGATGCGACTCAAGCACTTTTTCTCTGAACGGCTCTCTTCGATCAGCTTCAAAATGCAGAAACAAGAAGTGCTGATGCGTATTCAAATTTTAAATGAGCTTAATGCCGTCAAGCTAGAAGTTGCTGCTAATCAGTAA
- a CDS encoding polyprenol monophosphomannose synthase: MASENLVIIPTYNEIENIENIIRAVLALPADCSFDILVVDDGSPDGTAEKVQELQKEVASRLFLLQRKGKQGLGTAYIAGFKWALERDYQYIFEMDADFSHNPKDLPRLAKACQEAGVGVTVGSRYVRGGKLVNWPIKRILMSRGASIYVRLITWMPVSDATAGFVCYKRDFLAQLDFEKIRFKGYAFQIEMKFAAWQLGFKLREVPITFKDREEGASKMSTAIFSEAFWGVWSMRFKAFRDSYARQ, from the coding sequence TTGGCAAGTGAAAATTTGGTGATTATACCCACCTACAACGAAATTGAAAACATCGAGAATATTATTCGAGCAGTGCTGGCTTTGCCCGCAGATTGCTCCTTTGATATTTTGGTTGTCGATGATGGCTCTCCAGATGGTACGGCCGAAAAAGTACAAGAATTACAAAAAGAAGTGGCTTCTCGCTTGTTTCTCTTGCAAAGAAAAGGCAAACAAGGGCTAGGAACGGCTTATATCGCAGGCTTTAAATGGGCCTTGGAGCGAGACTATCAATATATTTTTGAGATGGATGCCGATTTTTCGCATAATCCCAAAGATTTGCCTCGTTTGGCCAAGGCTTGCCAAGAAGCGGGAGTGGGCGTAACGGTAGGCTCTCGCTATGTTCGGGGCGGAAAATTAGTCAATTGGCCCATCAAACGCATCCTGATGTCGAGAGGAGCCTCTATTTATGTTCGCCTGATTACTTGGATGCCCGTTTCTGATGCTACGGCTGGCTTTGTTTGCTACAAACGAGATTTTCTGGCCCAACTCGATTTTGAGAAAATTCGCTTTAAGGGCTATGCTTTCCAAATTGAAATGAAGTTTGCCGCCTGGCAATTGGGCTTCAAACTCCGAGAAGTACCCATTACCTTTAAGGACCGAGAAGAAGGCGCCTCCAAAATGAGCACGGCGATCTTTAGCGAGGCCTTTTGGGGCGTTTGGAGTATGCGCTTTAAGGCCTTTCGCGATTCTTATGCCCGTCAATAG
- a CDS encoding C40 family peptidase yields MNSISKVEIFQIFLLYMTLLIVGDQYIRMQQEQLAEEKAQAEQLAATMATFAEKVKVIQALELEKAQIEQSDITGMKSLIERKRQAKAKAKRKAKLAKMRQAVYPPVPVKFQGELTLEKRILIRSEITAAAKKYLGRPYVYAAKGPNAFDCSGYTSYVMRLFGIEISPGSRYQAKQGKHVDLKDAKVGDLLFFSRYGKGGMVTHVGLILSNTAEGITVIHANGPRHGIMIENVSKSSYWKKKILFARNVIDPIGAENQAAPLAEK; encoded by the coding sequence ATGAATTCCATATCTAAGGTAGAGATCTTTCAGATTTTTTTGCTCTATATGACGCTACTGATCGTCGGCGACCAATATATTCGCATGCAACAAGAGCAATTGGCAGAGGAAAAGGCCCAGGCCGAACAATTGGCCGCTACCATGGCTACCTTCGCCGAGAAAGTTAAGGTCATCCAAGCCCTAGAACTAGAAAAAGCCCAAATCGAACAATCGGATATCACGGGCATGAAGTCCCTGATCGAACGCAAACGCCAAGCAAAAGCTAAGGCTAAACGCAAAGCGAAGTTGGCCAAGATGCGCCAAGCGGTTTATCCGCCCGTTCCCGTCAAATTTCAAGGGGAGCTGACCCTAGAAAAGCGAATTTTGATTCGCTCCGAAATTACCGCCGCCGCCAAAAAATATCTGGGCCGTCCCTATGTTTATGCCGCCAAAGGCCCCAATGCTTTCGACTGCTCTGGCTATACTTCTTATGTGATGCGCCTGTTCGGAATCGAAATCTCTCCCGGCTCTCGCTATCAAGCTAAACAGGGAAAACATGTAGATCTTAAGGATGCAAAGGTAGGCGACCTCCTCTTTTTTAGCCGTTATGGCAAGGGCGGAATGGTCACTCATGTTGGCCTTATCCTAAGTAATACCGCCGAAGGAATTACCGTGATTCATGCGAATGGCCCCCGCCACGGTATCATGATCGAAAATGTAAGCAAGTCTTCTTATTGGAAAAAGAAGATTCTCTTCGCTAGAAATGTAATTGATCCTATTGGGGCAGAAAATCAAGCTGCTCCGCTGGCCGAAAAATAA
- a CDS encoding STAS domain-containing protein → MTFQLEQQDEICILELDDLWNPEENQSIIQEVERLIAQGQRLFLIDLGQMQFMNSSGLAFLISILTRARSAGGELALCRISPKIEQLLLMTRLRSTFEVADSREEALNILQALTKN, encoded by the coding sequence ATGACTTTTCAATTAGAACAACAAGATGAAATTTGCATCTTGGAACTGGATGACCTTTGGAATCCAGAAGAAAACCAGTCGATTATTCAGGAAGTAGAACGCCTAATTGCTCAGGGGCAACGCCTGTTTCTCATTGATTTGGGGCAGATGCAATTTATGAACTCTTCTGGACTCGCTTTTTTAATTAGCATCCTCACCCGTGCCCGCTCTGCCGGTGGAGAATTGGCCCTTTGCCGGATCTCACCAAAAATTGAGCAGCTCCTACTCATGACTCGTCTGCGCTCTACCTTTGAGGTGGCCGACAGCCGAGAAGAGGCCCTGAACATTTTGCAAGCCTTAACAAAGAACTAA